The nucleotide window GCGGGCCAGTGCGGGAAGCACTCCAGCGTTTGAGCCAGGAGGGCCTGCTAGTGGGCCACCGGAACCGCGGAGTCTTCGTCCTGGAGCTCACGCCTAAGGACGTCCATGAGATCTACGTTGCCCGGCGGGCTGTGGAAACGGCGGCCGCCGCCGAAATAATCGCAGCCGGTGACAAAACCATCAAGCAGACCGCACGAAAGCTGACCACCCTGGTTAGGAAGCTACCGGATGCCGTAGCGGCCCGGGACTGGACCAAGGTCGCCGAACTCGACTTGAAGTTCCACGAAACACTCGTGGCGGCCTCGGGTAATTCGCGTCTCTCACGCATGTTCATCACCCTAGCGGCAGAATCCCGGATCTGCATGGTCCACGTAAAGATCTCCTACCGCCGGATCGACATGCTGGTCGAAGAGCACCAGCAGATGATCGACCTGCTCGTCGCCAAGGACGCCGAGGGCTTGCATGCCGCCATCGTGGACCACATGGAAACAGCGACGGTGGACCTCACCGAGTCCATGGAGGAAATGCTGCGGCTGCAGGAAGCAGACATAACGGCTCCCGACGCCGAAGCCGAAGCGCCTTCGCCTGACGGGCAGACACCTAGTCGCGATGCGGAGACACCGGCCGGAGCGGCGGCCAAGCCGACCGCCGTGTCCAAGCGCGACGCCGCAGCAGTCCCGGCGCCGGCCAGCGCCTAAAAATCCGCCGGCTGAACGCTCCGCCGCCGAAACTACTCCCGCCGCTCCCCTGTCGCAAGTGCCGGCGGCCGCCCGAATTCCCCGCGTGCCTGCTCATACGCCGCCGCAGCCCGAAGCACCAGCGCGTCGGCGTGCCGCGGGCCCACAATCTGCAGTCCCACCGGCAGCCCCGAGGCTGTCAAACCGCACGGCACGCTGATGGCTGGCTGCTGGGTCATGTTGAACGGGTACGTGAACGGGGACCACTGGGCCCAACGCTTCAGGCCGGATCCCGGCGGAACTTCACAGCCGACGTCGAACGCCGGAATCGGCATGGTGGGGGTGACCAGCAGGTCATACTGCTCGTGGAAAGCGCCGAGCCGCAGGCCCAGATTCGCCCGGACAGCGTTGGCGTCGAGGTACTGGTCCACGGTCACCGCGTGGCCCTGCCGGCAGACCTCCAGCAGCCCCGGGTCCAGCTCGCCCCAGCGTGCCTCGTCGTAGGCACGGATGACCTTGCCGGCCCCGGCAAACCACAACGCATGGTACTCATTGATCGGATCCTGGATGCCCGGATCCGCTGTCTCGACCTCCGCACCAAGCGTGGCAAGCAGGTCCACGGCCCGGGCCACCAACCGCTCTACCTCCGGATCGACTGTGGCGAAACCCAGGTCCGGGCTGAAGCCCATCCGCAGCCCCTTGATGCCGTCGTACAGCCCCTCAGTGAAGGACTGCCGCGGCGGTGCCAGCGCGGACCAGTCCCGCGAATCGGAGGCGGCCAGCACATCCAGCAGCAAAGCGTTGTCCTGAACCGTCCTCGTCATCGGTCCGGCGTGCGCCAGCGTGCCATACGGCGTCGGCGGGTACAGCGGAATGGTGCCGTAGGTCGGCTTCATACCCACAATCCCCGAGAACGACGCGGGAATCCGCACCGAGCCGCCGCCGTCGGTCCCCACGGACAGTGCGCCCATGCCCAGCGCGACGGCGGTTGCCGAACCACCGGACGAACCGCCGCAGGTTTTGGACGCATCCCACGGGTTGCCGGTAATGCCCGTCAGCGGGTTGTCCGTCACGCCCTTCCAGCCGAACTCCGGCGTGGTGGTCTTGCCGACGAACACCGCACCGGCCGCGCGCATCGCGGCGACCGCGGGAGCGTCCTCGTTCCATTCCTGGTCCGGATTGATCAGCTTGGAACCGCGCAGCGTCGGCCAGCCCTTGGTTAGCAGCAGGTCCTTAATCGAGGTGGGCACGCCATCCAGCGGCCCGGCCGGCTTACCCGCAGCCCAGCGCTGTTCTGATTCCCGTGCCGCGGCCAGCGCCTCATCCTCCGCGACCAGGCAGAACGCATTGAATTCGGCGTTGTGCGCTTTGATGCGCGCCAGGCTCGCCGCGGTGGCCTCGACCGGCGAAATTTCCCTGGCCTTGTACCCCTGAAGCAGTTCTACGGCGGAGAAGTCGGCGAGCGCCGTCGTCGTTGTTTCGGTGGTCATGGTGGTCAGCTTCCTGCCGGAATTCGGATGGCTTCGGTGGAGCGGAACAGGCTGCCCAGGCCGCTGAAGTTCCGCAGCAGGCCGGCGATGCGCAGCCCCTCCCAGACGGTGACCTGGTTGGCCGTGAGTACGGGCTTGCCGACGGCGTCCTCAAGTTCGTCGAGCCAGGCGAGCGAGTGCATGGCGGTATCCGGGATCAGCACTGCCTCCGCTTCGGGGCGGTCCGCGGCCGCGGCCATGCGGGCAATCTCATCCAAGCCCATCAGGCCCACCTCTCCCGCCGTCGCTATCCCGCTGCTGCCCAGATGAACTACGTCGATGCTTGCATCCGCGAGGAAACGCCGAAAGTGCCGGGCCAGATCTTCGGGGTAGCTGGCGGCAATGGCTACGGTGGACAACCCGAGGTGCTTGACCGCGTGCGCGAAGGCCAACGAGGTTGAGGATGCCGGCAGGTCCAGGTCTTCGCCGATCCGGCGGGCCTGCTCCTGCGCGCCCTCCCAGCCGTACACGAAGGAGCCCGAGGTGCAGGCCCACATCACCGCATCGGGTTGGTAGGCGGCGACCCGGCGAGCGCCGTCGAGTAGGTTTGCCGTACTGCCCACGTTCACGAGGGTGTCCACCGTATGGAGCACGTCTCCCCCGGCCGTCGTGACCACCGGCAGCCGAAGCTGGCCGTCAAGGCGTTGTTCCAGCCGAGGGAAGTCGTCCTCGGCTCCGACTCCGGGGTAGAGCAATCCGATGGTGGGCACTCGGGTCATGTCTGCACCTGCTTTCTTCATTCGGCGTTCTATCGTTGCGTCGGGTGGACGCTCAGGAGTCGCTGGCCCGGCCCCACCGGTGCCAGGCCCAGATGGTGGAGGGCGGCCCACATGACCGCCTGGTTGGCGGTAATAATGGGCTTGCCGAGCAGGCGCTCCAGCGGTTCGATCAAGTGGTAGGTCGGCAGATTGGTGCAGGCCACCACGATCGCCTCGGCATCCGGCCGGTCGGCGGAAACAATCAGTTCGGCGGTGTAGGAGTAGGGCACCTTCCAGATCTCGCCCGACAGCCCGAGCATCGAGACGTGCCGGACGTCCAACCCGTCCTCATTCAGGAACTTCACGAAACGTTCGGTGACGGGTGCGGTGTAGGGCGTGGCGACGGCGATGCTGTGCAGATCGAGTGCCGCCAGGGCCTTGAGGATGGCGCCGGAAACGGTGAGGACATTAGGCACGCCGTAGCCCTGCACCGCGGAGACGAATTCCCGTTCACCTTGGATACCGTGAATAAAACTGCCGGACGTGCAGGCGTAGATATAACAATCCGGTGAAACAGCGCTGATCCGCCAGGCCGTATCGGCAACGATGTCCGGTCGGCTCACAAGCTCGGCCTGTTCGACGCCGACCAGGACAGGCTCGAAGGGCGAGCGGGCGAAATAGAGGTCCGCGCGGCCTTCAGCCCAGCGCGCCATTTCGTGATCCAACGCCATGTCATAAGGGGCGACTACGCCGATTTTGTTCAGCACCAGCGGGCCCGCCGGGACCATACTTGCATAGCTTGCAAGTGAAGTCATTTCCCCTCCTCACACGTACCGCAATGGTTGATTGTTGACAATCGTAGGGCATGATCGGTTACCCTCGCATTAAGAATCGAAGGAAATTTTTTGTGTATTTTTCCTGCCGCCGTTATCGAGCTGTTATGGCTGGCAGGAACGCGAACAAGGAGGATCAGGTGGCCCGGTTTATCAAGGTTTCGCTGGAGCAGCGGCAGGTCTCCTGCATTGCCAGACTGCTCGACGACGAGGCCCCGAGGACGGCAGTGGCGGTCTGGGATGCGCTGCCACAATCCGGCCAGGTCTTCCACGGCAAGTACGCACGCAACGAGATCTACAACCTGCTGCCGGCGTTCGCGCCGCAGGAGCCTGGACCGGAAAACACCACCATCACCCCGATCCCCGGCGACCTGTGCTACTTCACCTTCAACGCGGACATCCTCCATACCCCGGCCTACGGCTACAACGCCGGCGACCGGGTCCAGACGCCTGAAGCCATCATCGATTTGGCGTTGTTCTACGGCCGCAACAACCTGCTGATCAACGGGGACCAGGGCTGGGTACCGGGAAACGTCTTCGGGACGGTAGTCGAAGGACTCGAAGAAATGGCTGCCGCCTGCCAGAGCATCTGGATGGATGGAGCGCGCGGAGAGACGCTTACCTTTTCGCGCCACGAGCCCACCGGCTGAGGCTTGAACGGTCCCCCCAACCTGCGGGAGTGCCCTGCCCTGCGCCGACCGGCCTAACTGCTGAAGTAAATACCCAATTTCGGGGTTGTCGGCAAGTTATCGCAGGCCTACTGTTACAGACACACCGCAGAAGCACGGTGCAGGGGCAAGCTCTTGGGGAGGGCTTCACCAGTTGAAGCAAACTGGAACTGTACGATTACAAACCGGTCCGAGTGATGCCGCGATCGGTCTTCGCACAACATGAAACGGCACGCGAGGATGCGTGGCCGGGGGCTTGTGCCGTTTTCAGGGAAACGAGGCGAACGCTCGTGCGATTCGCTGTGCCCGGCAAAACCAGGAAGTAAAAAGTCATCATGAAAAAGTCATCAATAACGTGGCGCCTGTTTACCTTAATCACAGGTACGTTGCTTGGACTCCTTGCAGGACTGGGAATTGCAGCACCAGCCAGCGCAGATAGCGGATCCGCCACTTTAGCGGACCATCCTCAAAGGGACAACGACGGCCGCTGGCGCGACGGAGACGATAACCGCCGCGACCACGACGACCGGAGAGACAACCGCCGCGACCACGACGATCGGAGAGACAACCACCGCGATCGCGGCGACAACGACGACGCTGTGCTGGAAATTGAGAGAGATGGTAGACGAGCCGTCGAAGTCAGCGGCGAAGGATATGAAGACGACCAGCGGGTGACCGTTTACCTTGTCCGCAACGGGCATGTCGTGGAGCGGGAGCGCGTATGGCTGGACGACGATGAGGAAGACTTTACTGTCGAGTTCCGCGATCTGCGTTGCGGCCGCTATGTGGCCTTCACTCACAGCGAGGAAGAAGGCTGGGTACGTAGCGATGACTCGGTCCGCATTTGTAACCGTGATCACGACCGCAAGCACTAATTAGGATCAATAAGAAGCACGGCGTCCGGTTCCAGGGGACTGGGCGCCGTCCCTGTCCCCCCTCGTTGCACTCCGCTAGCCATTGACATAACCGGACCCCGGCAGCTGGGGCGAGCCGCCGGGGTCCAGGGCCTTTGACCGTATGGGGTCTCTGACCACTATTACTTTCGTATACGAGACTTGGAAAAACCTCCTAAGCAGATTGGCGCCGTCGCTTGGGGAATCCAATCCGGTCAAAATCGTTCGCCGCTTGGACAACTGTTCCACCTGCCTGCGCACGCGCCTGTTCTTCGAGCGGTCCAACGTCTACGTAACGCGACGAGAAGTGGGTCAGCACCAGCAGTCCAACCCCGCCGGCGGCCGCCAAGGCACCTGCTTGCCCAGCCGTGAGGTGTCGGTACTGGGCGGCCAGTTCGGCCTCATCATCGTCAAAAGTGGACTCAGCCACCAGCATGTCGGCGCCATCCGCCAGTTCCTCGGCACCTGCACAAGGAGCCGTATCCATCACGAATGCGAAGCGCTGGCCAGGCCGCGGAACGCTCACATCCTCCAAGTTCACGCCGCCCAGCTTCCCTTCGCGCTGCAGGCGGCCGACGTCGGGCCCTGAAATCCCGGAGGTCGCAAGCTTCTCCGGCAAGAGTGTGCGGCCATCAAGTTCGACGAGCCGGTAGCCGTAGGTTTCGATGCGGTGATGCAAAGGCCGCACCTCCAGTCCCGGCGCGATCGGC belongs to Arthrobacter crystallopoietes and includes:
- a CDS encoding GntR family transcriptional regulator — protein: MPGLDDLAALEERPTAVLIANRLRNRIINGSFELGEQVTEAAIAAKLKVSRGPVREALQRLSQEGLLVGHRNRGVFVLELTPKDVHEIYVARRAVETAAAAEIIAAGDKTIKQTARKLTTLVRKLPDAVAARDWTKVAELDLKFHETLVAASGNSRLSRMFITLAAESRICMVHVKISYRRIDMLVEEHQQMIDLLVAKDAEGLHAAIVDHMETATVDLTESMEEMLRLQEADITAPDAEAEAPSPDGQTPSRDAETPAGAAAKPTAVSKRDAAAVPAPASA
- a CDS encoding amidase, translating into MTTETTTTALADFSAVELLQGYKAREISPVEATAASLARIKAHNAEFNAFCLVAEDEALAAARESEQRWAAGKPAGPLDGVPTSIKDLLLTKGWPTLRGSKLINPDQEWNEDAPAVAAMRAAGAVFVGKTTTPEFGWKGVTDNPLTGITGNPWDASKTCGGSSGGSATAVALGMGALSVGTDGGGSVRIPASFSGIVGMKPTYGTIPLYPPTPYGTLAHAGPMTRTVQDNALLLDVLAASDSRDWSALAPPRQSFTEGLYDGIKGLRMGFSPDLGFATVDPEVERLVARAVDLLATLGAEVETADPGIQDPINEYHALWFAGAGKVIRAYDEARWGELDPGLLEVCRQGHAVTVDQYLDANAVRANLGLRLGAFHEQYDLLVTPTMPIPAFDVGCEVPPGSGLKRWAQWSPFTYPFNMTQQPAISVPCGLTASGLPVGLQIVGPRHADALVLRAAAAYEQARGEFGRPPALATGERRE
- a CDS encoding maleate cis-trans isomerase family protein codes for the protein MTRVPTIGLLYPGVGAEDDFPRLEQRLDGQLRLPVVTTAGGDVLHTVDTLVNVGSTANLLDGARRVAAYQPDAVMWACTSGSFVYGWEGAQEQARRIGEDLDLPASSTSLAFAHAVKHLGLSTVAIAASYPEDLARHFRRFLADASIDVVHLGSSGIATAGEVGLMGLDEIARMAAAADRPEAEAVLIPDTAMHSLAWLDELEDAVGKPVLTANQVTVWEGLRIAGLLRNFSGLGSLFRSTEAIRIPAGS
- a CDS encoding maleate cis-trans isomerase family protein codes for the protein MTSLASYASMVPAGPLVLNKIGVVAPYDMALDHEMARWAEGRADLYFARSPFEPVLVGVEQAELVSRPDIVADTAWRISAVSPDCYIYACTSGSFIHGIQGEREFVSAVQGYGVPNVLTVSGAILKALAALDLHSIAVATPYTAPVTERFVKFLNEDGLDVRHVSMLGLSGEIWKVPYSYTAELIVSADRPDAEAIVVACTNLPTYHLIEPLERLLGKPIITANQAVMWAALHHLGLAPVGPGQRLLSVHPTQR
- a CDS encoding DUF3830 family protein, which encodes MARFIKVSLEQRQVSCIARLLDDEAPRTAVAVWDALPQSGQVFHGKYARNEIYNLLPAFAPQEPGPENTTITPIPGDLCYFTFNADILHTPAYGYNAGDRVQTPEAIIDLALFYGRNNLLINGDQGWVPGNVFGTVVEGLEEMAAACQSIWMDGARGETLTFSRHEPTG
- a CDS encoding ribonuclease Z — its product is MREFVVFGTGSQVPTRTRNHNGYLLRWDGEGLLFDPGEGTQRQMIYAGVSAGQITRICLTHVHGDHCYGLPGVLSRMALDGVAHPVDLHYPASGEEVVKALVSVSSPGIDLRLHPHAEAGPIAPGLEVRPLHHRIETYGYRLVELDGRTLLPEKLATSGISGPDVGRLQREGKLGGVNLEDVSVPRPGQRFAFVMDTAPCAGAEELADGADMLVAESTFDDDEAELAAQYRHLTAGQAGALAAAGGVGLLVLTHFSSRYVDVGPLEEQARAQAGGTVVQAANDFDRIGFPKRRRQSA